cttcctcgaccatgaatgGCATTTCTCCGAATTCAAcaccaaattcgtttcttcacaccttgccaatactctatccaaatttgccaaacaATCAttaaaggaatccccgactactgAGAAGttatccatgaagacttcaagatAGTCCaataccatatccgtaaagatcgccatcatacacctttgaaaaatcATCGGCGCATTGCATACGCCAAATGGCATTCACTTGACAGCAAAAGTGCCATAAGGATaggtgaaagttgttttctcttgatctttcggggcaataaggatttggttgtagcccgaatatccatctataaagcaatagaaagcacgaccggccaatctatcaagcatttggtcaaggaaggggagtggaaaatggtctttcctcgTGACTTTGTTTAGTTTGCGATAGTGCatacactctccacccggtcaccattcttgtaggaatcaactcattcttttcATTGATGACCACCGTCATACCCTATTTTGGGGGACatattgcaccggagaagtccacaaactatcaaaaatggggtaaataaccccgacatccaaccacttgataatctcttttttgaccacgtcttgcatagcttcattgagtctcctttgatgttcaatagacggtttggcatcctcctccaaaataatcttgtgcatgcaaaatgcggggcttattccacGAATATCCGCCagagtccacccaatagctttcttcctcttatggagcaccgccaatgtataGTCAACCTGgacattagtcaaacaagaggaaagaataaccgataaagtggaacaagggccaagaaactcatacctgagatatggaggcaatggattcaactccaaggtatgaggctcttcaattgaaggatTTGTAAGAGGAGTTTTCTTATTCTCAAGATCCGAGGAAAGTTTCCAAGGTGCATAGCTGTATGACCCCATTCCTTccaaagaattcacacattccatgaagccatccatctcgtcattgtcaaagttgagcaagacgacctCCAATATATCTCCCATATTAACCGTGGCACTtttatcatcaataatcacatcggtcactaAGTACacgaaagaacacacttcattgcaatttggttgttgcatatatttgcacacgtggaacaccacctttCATCACCTACTCAGAAAGTGATttctccggcttccacatcaaccagagccttccccgtagtaaggaaaggtctagtaagaataatcggcacctcatagtccacttcaaaatcaagaataacaaaatccactaggagaatgaacttatcaacacgaaccaatacatttTCAATCACCCCCagcggtctcttcattgtacgatcggtcatttgtaatctcatagatgtgggtcttggttgcccaattcctaaGGTCTTGAAAcctgaatagggcatcaaattgatactcatCTCAAGATCACATAgtgctttagcaaactcggcacctccaatggtacaagggattgtcaAAGCAACGAGATCTTCCAATTTatgagccatcgaatgcacaattgcactcacttgattaatgactttgatagtttcaaaattcatcgaccgcttctttgtccccaaatccttcataaactgtGCATACCCGTGTATTTCCTCCAAGGCTTCAATTAATGGCACATTTATtaagagactcttcatcatgtcaatgaaccttttgaattgattctcgccattttgcttggtgagcctttgagggtatgaaggaggtggcttaggcaatagTTCCTTAGCATTTTTCAATAACGGTTCCAGTATGTCAATAACATGATCCCTAGACTGGTttacttcctcttgagtctcttccattGTGTCATCATATCAACCCAcatttcatcatttgcttgcatcACATTATTCGGGATCTCTTTTttttctaccacttgctcatcatccacaagttgcctttgacttgaggtgggtgcattcctaactcttccacttct
This sequence is a window from Nicotiana tomentosiformis chromosome 5, ASM39032v3, whole genome shotgun sequence. Protein-coding genes within it:
- the LOC138893019 gene encoding uncharacterized protein codes for the protein MEETQEEVNQSRDHVIDILEPLLKNAKELLPKPPPSYPQRLTKQNGENQFKRFIDMMKSLLINVPLIEALEEIHGYAQFMKDLGTKKRSMNFETIKVINQVSAIVHSMAHKLEDLVALTIPCTIGGAEFAKALCDLEMSINLMPYSGFKTLGIGQPRPTSMRLQMTDRTMKRPLGVIENVLVRVDKFILLVDFVILDFEVDYEVPIILTRPFLTTGKALVDVEAGEITF